One part of the Flavobacterium johnsoniae UW101 genome encodes these proteins:
- the nuoF gene encoding NADH-quinone oxidoreductase subunit NuoF, which produces MSQKILLDKINVPGIKTYEVYRQNGGYASVEKALKTLTPDEVTEEVKKSGLRGRGGAGFPAGMKWSFIDKKSGRPRHLVCNADESEPGTFKDRFLMEYIPHLLIEGMITSSYALGANLSYIYIRGEYMWVFKILERAIAEAKAAGWLGKNILGSGYDLELHVHCGAGAYICGEETALIESLEGKRGNPRIKPPFPAVSGLWANPTVVNNVETIATVPWIVNNSGDDYAKIGIGRSTGTKLISASGHIKNPGVYEIELGLSVDEFMNSDEYLGGMSSSRPLKAFVPGGSSVPILPAELIFKTANGEDRLMTYESLSDGGFATGSMLGSGGFIVYNDTACVVRNTWNFARFYHHESCGQCTPCREGTGWLEKILWRIENGQGREEDIELLWSIQSKIEGNTICPLGDAASWPVAAAIRHFRDEFEYHVRFPEKIKNRDHFVAEPFSQVKHLVGGKVIV; this is translated from the coding sequence ATGTCACAAAAAATATTATTAGATAAAATCAATGTTCCTGGAATTAAAACTTACGAAGTGTATCGCCAAAATGGTGGTTATGCTTCTGTAGAAAAAGCTTTAAAAACACTTACGCCGGACGAAGTTACTGAAGAAGTAAAAAAATCAGGATTACGTGGTCGTGGTGGTGCAGGTTTCCCTGCCGGAATGAAATGGAGCTTTATTGATAAAAAATCAGGAAGACCAAGACATTTAGTTTGTAATGCCGACGAATCTGAACCGGGAACTTTTAAAGACCGATTCTTGATGGAATACATTCCTCACTTGTTGATCGAGGGAATGATTACGTCTAGTTACGCTTTAGGAGCAAACCTTTCGTATATCTACATTCGTGGAGAATATATGTGGGTTTTCAAAATTTTAGAAAGAGCAATCGCCGAGGCTAAAGCTGCAGGCTGGTTAGGAAAAAATATATTAGGTTCAGGTTACGACCTTGAACTTCACGTACACTGTGGTGCCGGAGCTTATATCTGCGGAGAAGAAACTGCACTTATTGAATCTTTGGAAGGTAAAAGAGGAAATCCTCGTATTAAACCGCCTTTCCCAGCGGTTTCAGGACTTTGGGCAAATCCTACAGTGGTAAACAACGTTGAAACAATTGCAACGGTGCCTTGGATTGTAAACAATTCTGGTGACGATTATGCAAAAATTGGTATTGGACGTTCTACAGGAACTAAATTAATTTCTGCTTCTGGACACATTAAAAACCCTGGGGTTTACGAAATTGAATTAGGTTTAAGTGTTGACGAATTCATGAATTCTGATGAATACTTAGGAGGAATGTCTTCAAGCCGTCCATTAAAAGCATTTGTGCCAGGAGGTTCTTCTGTGCCAATTTTACCAGCTGAATTAATTTTCAAAACAGCAAACGGAGAAGATCGTTTAATGACTTACGAATCTTTAAGTGATGGTGGTTTTGCTACCGGATCTATGTTAGGTTCTGGAGGATTTATTGTTTATAACGATACAGCTTGTGTCGTAAGAAACACTTGGAACTTTGCTCGTTTCTACCACCACGAATCTTGCGGACAATGTACACCTTGCCGTGAAGGAACAGGATGGTTAGAAAAAATCTTATGGAGAATCGAAAACGGTCAAGGCCGTGAAGAAGATATCGAATTATTGTGGAGCATTCAAAGCAAAATTGAAGGAAACACAATTTGTCCTCTAGGAGACGCCGCTTCTTGGCCAGTAGCAGCTGCGATTCGTCACTTTAGAGATGAGTTCGAATACCACGTTCGTTTCCCTGAAAAAATCAAAAATAGAGATCACTTTGTTGCTGAACCTTTCTCACAAGTAAAGCATTTAGTAGGCGGTAAAGTAATCGTATAA
- the nuoK gene encoding NADH-quinone oxidoreductase subunit NuoK: MGNILNQIGIENYIFLSVVLFCIGVFGVLYRRNSIIVFMSIEIMLNAVNLLFVAFSTYHQDAQGQVFVFFSMAVAAAEVAVGLAILVSIFRNIGSISIDNLKNLKG; the protein is encoded by the coding sequence ATGGGTAATATATTAAATCAAATAGGTATTGAAAATTACATCTTTTTAAGTGTTGTACTTTTTTGTATTGGTGTTTTTGGTGTATTGTACAGACGAAATTCAATTATCGTTTTCATGTCTATCGAAATTATGCTGAATGCAGTAAACCTTTTATTTGTGGCTTTTTCAACTTATCATCAGGATGCACAAGGACAAGTTTTTGTATTCTTCTCGATGGCTGTTGCTGCTGCCGAAGTTGCGGTAGGTTTAGCGATTTTAGTTTCTATTTTCAGAAACATCGGCTCAATTAGTATCGATAATTTAAAAAACTTAAAAGGATAA
- a CDS encoding complex I 24 kDa subunit family protein, with protein sequence MERKHYKQEINMTEALIARINELISHYPEGKQKSALLPVLHEVQDAHNNWLSIELQDKVAEILQIKPIEVYEVVTFYTMFNQKPIGKYMFEFCQTSCCCLRGAEDLMDYTSEKLGIKMGETTPDGMFTIAGVECLGACGYAPMMQLGDFYKEKLTEEKIDQIIADCRDDKIILHDK encoded by the coding sequence ATGGAACGTAAACATTACAAACAAGAAATAAACATGACTGAGGCATTGATCGCACGTATCAATGAATTGATCAGTCATTATCCGGAAGGCAAACAAAAATCGGCTTTACTGCCTGTTTTGCACGAAGTGCAGGATGCGCATAACAACTGGCTCAGCATTGAATTGCAGGACAAGGTTGCCGAAATTCTTCAGATAAAACCAATTGAGGTTTATGAAGTGGTTACTTTTTATACCATGTTCAACCAAAAACCAATTGGAAAATATATGTTTGAATTCTGCCAGACGTCTTGTTGCTGCTTACGTGGTGCAGAGGATTTAATGGATTATACTTCTGAAAAACTAGGCATTAAAATGGGTGAAACTACTCCAGACGGAATGTTTACCATTGCTGGTGTAGAATGTTTAGGTGCATGCGGATACGCTCCGATGATGCAGCTGGGTGATTTCTACAAAGAAAAACTAACAGAAGAGAAAATCGATCAGATCATTGCTGATTGTAGAGATGATAAAATAATATTACACGATAAATAA
- a CDS encoding NADH-quinone oxidoreductase subunit N: MNTLIAITGLGIFCLLFEILNFRKGIVPFTILGLLGVLALNFYEFGTTASYYNNMITVSKFSTAFSSLFIILTIFLVALSHNFYENHQTKISDFIAIKVFLLAGAVAMVSFGNLAMFFLGIEILSIALYVLAASDRLNIKSNEAGMKYFLMGSFASGIILFGICLIYGAMGTFDIAEIHESSLSAELPIWFPIGMILMTIGMFFKIAAVPFHFWAPDVYEGSPALTTALMSTLAKVVAIATLFKLVSGLNLIPSLENQDLSNTFTNVILTISIASMTVGNIMALRQVNVKRMLAFSGISHAGFMLMTFLTIATSAGVLLYYTAAYALAGIAAFSVILYVCKNQDNEDITNFHGLGKTNPLLAAILTGSLLSMGGIPIFSGFFAKLFLFNQALHAGYVAIVIAAVINSIISVGYYFKLILAMYSKEPNEERTGKPFLIYAVAIISIGLNIALGLFPSLVLDLLN, encoded by the coding sequence ATGAATACATTAATAGCTATAACAGGATTGGGTATTTTCTGCCTATTGTTTGAAATTCTAAATTTTAGAAAAGGCATCGTTCCGTTTACCATTTTGGGTTTATTGGGTGTCTTAGCACTTAATTTCTATGAATTTGGAACAACAGCAAGTTATTACAATAATATGATTACAGTAAGCAAGTTCTCTACTGCATTCTCTTCATTATTTATTATTTTGACTATTTTCCTGGTAGCATTAAGCCATAATTTTTACGAAAATCATCAGACAAAAATCTCTGATTTTATTGCCATAAAAGTATTTTTATTGGCAGGAGCTGTTGCAATGGTTTCTTTTGGAAACTTAGCAATGTTTTTCCTTGGAATCGAAATTCTTTCTATAGCATTATATGTTCTTGCAGCGAGCGATCGTTTGAATATTAAAAGTAATGAGGCTGGTATGAAATATTTCTTAATGGGATCTTTCGCATCTGGAATTATCTTATTTGGGATTTGTTTGATTTACGGAGCTATGGGAACTTTTGATATTGCAGAAATTCACGAAAGTTCTTTATCTGCTGAGCTGCCAATCTGGTTTCCTATCGGTATGATTTTAATGACTATTGGAATGTTCTTTAAAATAGCGGCTGTACCATTTCACTTTTGGGCACCGGACGTTTACGAAGGTTCTCCAGCTTTAACAACTGCTTTAATGAGCACTTTGGCAAAAGTAGTAGCGATTGCAACTTTATTTAAATTAGTTTCAGGATTAAACTTAATTCCTTCTTTAGAAAATCAGGATCTTTCAAACACATTTACAAACGTTATCCTAACTATTTCAATTGCTTCTATGACAGTTGGTAATATAATGGCGTTACGTCAGGTAAACGTAAAACGTATGCTTGCATTTTCTGGAATTTCTCACGCAGGTTTCATGTTAATGACATTCTTAACCATCGCAACTTCTGCTGGTGTTCTTTTATATTACACTGCTGCTTATGCTTTAGCCGGAATTGCTGCATTTAGCGTTATTTTATACGTTTGTAAAAATCAGGATAACGAAGATATCACAAACTTTCACGGTTTAGGAAAAACAAATCCATTATTAGCTGCGATTTTGACTGGTTCATTATTGTCTATGGGTGGTATTCCAATCTTCTCAGGATTCTTTGCAAAATTATTCTTGTTTAATCAGGCGCTTCATGCCGGTTATGTAGCAATCGTAATTGCAGCAGTAATCAACTCTATCATTAGTGTTGGATATTATTTCAAATTAATTTTGGCAATGTATTCTAAAGAACCTAACGAAGAGCGTACAGGAAAACCATTTCTTATTTATGCTGTTGCTATAATTTCTATTGGTTTAAATATTGCTTTAGGCTTATTCCCTTCATTAGTTTTAGACTTATTGAATTAA
- a CDS encoding complex I subunit 4 family protein produces MNVSLILIILLVGAFVTYFAGDKIASKVALFFSLAALGCSVVLLNHFNAGENISLINAWITQPKISFALNADGLALAMLLLTTALTPIIIFSSFGNEYKNAKAFYALILFMAFAMTGTFLAADGLLYYIFWELALIPIYFIALIWGNGDAEERRKAVVKFFIYTLAGSLFMLTAFIYLYQKAGSFLIEDLYKVQLSACEQFWIFLAFFLAYAIKIPIIPFHTWQANVYQKAPTVGTMLLSGIMLKMGLYSVIRWQLPIAADAAIEFKNIFIALGIAGVIYGSIVALRQKDLKKLLAYSSLAHVGLIAAGAYTLTLDGFRGAVLQMIAHGFVVVGLFYAAEIIYRRFETRNISELGGIRTQSPKFTSMFLILVLASVALPTTFNFVGEFTVLYSLSQINIWFAVLGGTTIILGAYYMLKMFQNVMLGETNSKIFADVSINEGISMAAIIAVLIFFGFYPKPITDLITPSLETILSVIEKKYSTL; encoded by the coding sequence ATGAACGTTTCTCTTATATTAATTATTCTTTTAGTTGGTGCATTTGTCACTTATTTCGCTGGTGATAAAATCGCTTCAAAAGTAGCTTTGTTCTTTAGTTTGGCAGCTTTAGGCTGTTCGGTTGTATTGTTAAACCATTTTAATGCTGGAGAAAACATCAGCCTTATTAATGCGTGGATCACTCAGCCTAAAATTTCTTTTGCGCTAAATGCTGACGGATTAGCTCTTGCCATGCTTTTATTGACAACAGCTTTAACTCCGATTATTATATTCTCTTCTTTTGGAAATGAATATAAAAATGCAAAAGCTTTTTATGCTCTAATTTTATTTATGGCGTTTGCAATGACAGGAACTTTCCTTGCTGCAGATGGTCTTTTATATTATATTTTCTGGGAGTTAGCTCTTATTCCTATTTACTTTATTGCTCTTATCTGGGGTAATGGAGATGCTGAAGAACGCAGAAAAGCAGTAGTTAAATTCTTTATCTACACACTTGCCGGTTCATTGTTCATGTTAACTGCTTTTATTTATCTATACCAAAAAGCAGGTTCTTTCTTAATTGAAGATTTATACAAAGTACAATTATCTGCCTGCGAACAGTTTTGGATTTTCCTGGCTTTCTTTCTTGCTTATGCTATCAAAATCCCAATTATTCCTTTCCACACATGGCAGGCAAATGTGTACCAAAAAGCACCAACTGTTGGAACTATGCTTTTATCTGGGATCATGTTAAAAATGGGATTGTACAGCGTTATCCGCTGGCAGTTACCAATCGCAGCTGATGCGGCAATAGAATTCAAAAATATCTTTATAGCTTTAGGAATTGCCGGAGTTATCTACGGTTCAATCGTAGCTTTAAGACAAAAAGATTTAAAGAAATTATTAGCGTATTCATCTCTTGCTCACGTTGGATTAATTGCAGCTGGAGCTTACACTTTAACTCTTGATGGTTTCCGCGGAGCTGTATTACAAATGATCGCTCACGGTTTTGTGGTTGTTGGATTATTCTATGCAGCAGAAATTATCTACAGAAGATTTGAAACTAGAAATATTAGTGAATTGGGCGGTATTCGTACACAATCTCCAAAGTTTACTTCAATGTTTTTAATTTTGGTTTTGGCATCTGTTGCTTTACCAACTACATTTAACTTTGTTGGAGAATTTACAGTATTATACAGCCTTTCTCAAATTAATATCTGGTTTGCAGTTTTAGGAGGTACAACTATTATTTTAGGAGCTTATTATATGTTGAAAATGTTCCAGAATGTAATGTTAGGTGAAACAAATTCAAAAATATTTGCTGACGTTTCTATAAACGAAGGAATTTCTATGGCCGCGATTATTGCTGTTTTAATATTCTTTGGATTTTATCCAAAACCAATTACAGATTTGATCACACCAAGTTTAGAAACTATATTAAGTGTTATTGAAAAAAAATATAGTACACTTTAA
- the nuoH gene encoding NADH-quinone oxidoreductase subunit NuoH — protein MESAFIIEKSVVIVVVFAVTMIMAMYSTWAERKVAAFLQDRVGPNRAGWGGLLQPLADGMKLFSKEEFFPNTPNRFLFVVGPAIAMSTALMTSAVIPWGDRLHLFGKDIILQATDVNIALLYIFGVLSVGVYGIMIGGWASNNKFSLMGAVRAASQMVSYEIAMGLSMIALLMMTGTMSLKVISEQQAGMNWNVFYQPLSFLIFLICSFAETNRTPFDLAECENELIGGYHTEYSSMKMGFYLFAEYASMFISSTIISVLFFGGYNYPGMQWMVDNVGVNTANLLGIAVLFVKICFFIFFYMWVRWTIPRFRYDQLMNLGWRILIPLSIINIMITGAVILRHDIAAALGF, from the coding sequence ATGGAAAGTGCATTTATTATAGAAAAAAGTGTTGTTATTGTTGTCGTTTTTGCGGTAACAATGATTATGGCAATGTATTCTACATGGGCAGAACGTAAAGTTGCTGCTTTCCTTCAGGATCGTGTTGGTCCAAACCGTGCCGGATGGGGAGGTTTATTACAACCGCTTGCCGATGGTATGAAATTATTCTCTAAAGAAGAGTTTTTTCCAAATACACCAAATAGATTTTTATTTGTTGTAGGTCCTGCAATTGCCATGAGTACAGCCTTAATGACAAGTGCTGTAATTCCGTGGGGAGACAGACTTCATCTTTTTGGAAAAGATATTATTCTTCAGGCAACTGATGTTAACATTGCTTTATTATACATTTTTGGAGTTCTTTCTGTAGGTGTTTACGGCATCATGATTGGTGGATGGGCTTCTAACAACAAGTTCTCATTAATGGGAGCTGTTCGTGCGGCTTCTCAAATGGTTTCTTACGAAATTGCAATGGGATTATCTATGATCGCTTTATTAATGATGACAGGAACAATGAGTTTAAAAGTTATTTCTGAGCAGCAAGCCGGAATGAACTGGAACGTTTTCTATCAGCCATTATCTTTCCTAATTTTCTTAATTTGCTCATTTGCAGAAACAAACAGAACTCCGTTTGACTTAGCAGAATGTGAAAACGAATTAATTGGAGGTTACCATACAGAATATTCATCTATGAAAATGGGATTCTATTTATTTGCTGAATATGCGAGTATGTTTATCTCTTCTACTATTATTTCTGTATTGTTCTTTGGAGGATATAACTATCCTGGAATGCAATGGATGGTTGATAATGTAGGTGTAAATACAGCTAACTTATTAGGAATCGCGGTATTGTTTGTAAAAATATGTTTCTTCATATTTTTCTACATGTGGGTGCGTTGGACAATTCCAAGATTTAGATATGACCAGTTAATGAACTTAGGCTGGAGAATTTTAATTCCGCTTTCGATTATTAACATTATGATTACAGGTGCAGTTATATTAAGACACGATATCGCAGCAGCTTTAGGATTCTAA
- the nuoL gene encoding NADH-quinone oxidoreductase subunit L, whose product MDTNLALLLVLTPFLGFLINVFFGKSLGKTVSGFIGTAAVAISFIVTLVLFNQITSTGKGIEVTLFDWIQISNLTINLGFLLDQLSVLWLLFVTGIGSLIHLYSISYMHDDENMHKFFSYLNLFVFFMITLVIGSNLLVLFIGWEGVGLCSYLLIGFWHKNQDYNDAAKKAFIMNRIGDLGLLIGMFIIGSMFSTLDYATLKTAIAGAANLDVSLLSLAALCLFIGACGKSAQIPLYTWLPDAMAGPTPVSALIHAATMVTAGIFMVTRLNFVFDLAVDVQTVIAVIGAITSLVAATIGLVQNDIKKVLAYSTVSQLGLMFLALGFGAYEVAVFHVITHAFFKACLFLGSGSVIHGLHGEQDMRNMGGLRKAMPITFWTMLISSLAISGVPFFSGFFSKDEILLTAFHHSIPLYVVGSVASIMTAFYMFRLMFLTFFKEFRGTEEQKHHLHESGSLITIPLIILAILAAFGGLISLPGNSWLNEYLAPLFTKAAGEEHHLGSTEYTLMGVAVLGGLLGILIAYVKYFKQDNVPETDENITGLTKVLYNKYYVDEAYDAIFVRPVNALSRFFRDYIETGLSAVVFGLGKAANELAFQGKKLQTGSIGLYLFAFVLGLCAIVSYIFLAQ is encoded by the coding sequence ATGGATACCAATTTAGCTTTACTTTTAGTATTAACTCCTTTTTTAGGATTTTTAATTAATGTTTTCTTTGGGAAAAGCTTAGGAAAAACAGTTTCTGGATTTATCGGAACTGCTGCCGTAGCGATTTCTTTTATAGTTACTCTTGTACTTTTTAATCAAATAACTTCTACCGGAAAAGGAATTGAAGTTACTTTATTTGACTGGATTCAGATTAGTAACTTAACAATCAATCTTGGATTTTTATTAGATCAGTTATCTGTTCTTTGGTTATTGTTCGTAACCGGAATTGGATCTTTGATTCACTTATACTCTATCAGTTACATGCATGATGACGAAAACATGCACAAATTCTTCTCTTACCTGAATTTGTTCGTTTTCTTCATGATCACACTTGTAATTGGAAGCAACTTATTAGTATTATTTATCGGTTGGGAAGGTGTTGGACTTTGCTCTTATTTATTGATCGGGTTCTGGCATAAAAACCAGGATTACAACGATGCGGCAAAAAAGGCTTTCATCATGAACAGAATTGGAGATTTAGGTCTTTTAATCGGAATGTTCATCATCGGTTCAATGTTCTCTACTTTAGATTATGCAACTTTAAAAACAGCAATTGCCGGAGCTGCTAACTTAGATGTTTCATTACTTTCTTTAGCTGCTTTATGTTTGTTTATTGGAGCTTGTGGTAAATCTGCTCAAATTCCGTTATACACTTGGCTGCCAGATGCGATGGCGGGACCAACTCCTGTTTCAGCTTTGATTCACGCTGCAACGATGGTTACAGCTGGTATTTTCATGGTAACAAGATTAAACTTTGTTTTTGATTTAGCTGTTGACGTTCAAACTGTAATTGCAGTTATTGGCGCCATAACTTCTTTAGTTGCTGCTACGATTGGTTTAGTACAAAACGACATCAAAAAAGTATTAGCTTACTCTACAGTTTCTCAATTAGGTTTAATGTTTTTGGCATTAGGATTTGGAGCTTATGAAGTAGCGGTTTTCCACGTAATCACACATGCTTTCTTTAAAGCTTGTTTATTCTTAGGTTCTGGTTCTGTAATTCACGGATTACACGGAGAGCAGGATATGCGTAACATGGGTGGATTGCGTAAAGCAATGCCAATTACGTTTTGGACTATGCTGATTTCTTCATTGGCAATCTCAGGAGTTCCGTTTTTCTCTGGATTCTTTTCAAAAGATGAAATTTTATTGACTGCTTTCCACCACAGTATTCCATTATACGTTGTTGGATCTGTAGCTTCAATCATGACGGCTTTCTATATGTTTAGATTAATGTTCTTAACTTTCTTCAAAGAATTTAGAGGAACTGAAGAGCAAAAACATCATTTACACGAAAGCGGTTCATTAATTACTATTCCGCTTATCATCTTAGCTATTTTAGCAGCTTTTGGCGGATTAATCAGTTTACCTGGAAACAGCTGGTTAAATGAATATCTTGCTCCTCTTTTCACTAAAGCGGCTGGCGAAGAACATCATTTAGGTTCAACAGAATATACTTTAATGGGTGTAGCTGTATTAGGCGGATTGTTAGGTATTTTAATTGCTTACGTTAAATACTTTAAACAAGATAATGTTCCTGAAACAGATGAAAACATTACAGGCTTAACAAAAGTGTTGTATAACAAATATTATGTAGATGAAGCTTACGATGCGATTTTTGTTCGCCCGGTAAATGCATTATCAAGATTCTTTAGAGACTATATTGAAACGGGATTATCGGCAGTTGTTTTTGGATTAGGAAAAGCAGCAAACGAATTAGCGTTTCAGGGTAAAAAACTTCAAACCGGAAGTATCGGATTATATCTTTTCGCTTTCGTTTTAGGTCTTTGCGCCATTGTTTCTTATATATTTTTAGCTCAATAA
- a CDS encoding 2Fe-2S iron-sulfur cluster-binding protein, protein MKVTIDGQSIDVEPGTTILQAARMIGGDLVPPAMCYYSKLKGSGGKCRCCLVEVSKGSEADPRPMPKLMASCVTGCMDGMEVNSKSSARVMEARKSVTEFLLINHPLDCPICDQAGECDLQNLSFEHGNPKSRYIEEKRTFEPEDIGPNIQLHMNRCILCQRCVQVADQLTDNRVHGVLDRGDHANISTGISKAIDNEFSGNMIDVCPVGALTDKTFRFKSRVWFNKPYNAHRECTTPGCCGKTTVWMFGGEIQRVTGRKDEYHEVEEFICNSCRFDHKDVNDWVIEGPREFEKDSVINQNNYTQKLEKVQIDTEKNILLGRDIDRKKISMASIPLTNKDKK, encoded by the coding sequence ATGAAAGTAACGATAGACGGTCAAAGTATAGACGTAGAGCCAGGAACAACAATCCTGCAGGCTGCACGTATGATTGGTGGAGATTTGGTGCCGCCAGCCATGTGCTATTACTCAAAATTAAAAGGCAGCGGTGGAAAATGTCGTTGCTGTTTAGTTGAAGTTTCGAAAGGAAGCGAAGCTGATCCAAGACCAATGCCAAAATTAATGGCATCTTGTGTAACAGGATGTATGGACGGAATGGAAGTAAATAGTAAATCTTCTGCCAGAGTTATGGAAGCCCGTAAGTCTGTAACAGAATTTTTATTAATCAACCACCCATTAGACTGTCCTATTTGTGATCAGGCTGGTGAATGTGATCTTCAAAACCTAAGTTTTGAGCACGGAAACCCAAAATCACGTTACATTGAAGAAAAAAGAACATTTGAACCAGAAGATATTGGTCCAAATATTCAACTGCATATGAACCGTTGTATTTTATGTCAAAGATGTGTACAAGTGGCAGATCAATTGACAGACAACCGAGTTCACGGAGTATTAGATCGTGGAGACCACGCTAATATTTCAACCGGAATTTCTAAAGCAATCGACAATGAGTTTTCTGGAAACATGATTGACGTTTGTCCAGTTGGAGCTTTAACAGACAAAACTTTCCGTTTTAAATCAAGAGTTTGGTTTAACAAACCTTATAACGCACACAGAGAATGTACAACTCCTGGATGCTGCGGTAAAACTACCGTTTGGATGTTTGGAGGAGAAATTCAGCGTGTAACTGGTCGTAAAGACGAGTACCATGAAGTAGAAGAATTTATCTGCAACAGCTGTCGTTTTGATCACAAAGATGTGAATGACTGGGTAATTGAAGGTCCAAGAGAATTTGAAAAAGATTCTGTAATCAACCAAAATAATTACACTCAGAAATTAGAAAAAGTTCAAATCGATACTGAAAAGAACATTCTTTTAGGCCGTGATATTGACCGTAAAAAAATTAGTATGGCATCAATTCCATTAACTAATAAAGATAAAAAATAG
- a CDS encoding NADH-quinone oxidoreductase subunit J family protein gives MIHIPDLANATPVGVIFCILALITVITAFLTIFSRNPIHSAIYLVICFFSIAGHYLLLNSQFLAVVHIIVYSGAIMILFLFTIMLMNLNEQKDVHRPRITRLGAIVSFCLIVIVLIAIFINSKPIVGDYDSTGEDFQSIEVLGKILLNEYMVPFEFASILLLVAMIGTVLLSKKEKLNK, from the coding sequence ATGATACACATTCCAGATCTTGCAAACGCAACTCCTGTAGGAGTGATATTTTGTATCTTAGCGTTAATTACGGTAATCACCGCTTTCCTGACTATTTTTAGCAGAAACCCTATTCACTCCGCTATTTACTTAGTGATTTGTTTCTTCTCTATTGCTGGTCATTATTTATTATTGAATTCTCAATTTTTAGCAGTCGTACATATTATAGTTTACTCTGGAGCAATCATGATTTTGTTCCTGTTTACGATTATGTTGATGAACCTTAACGAACAAAAAGACGTTCACAGGCCTAGAATTACACGTTTAGGAGCTATTGTATCTTTCTGTTTAATAGTTATTGTTTTAATCGCAATTTTCATCAACTCTAAACCTATTGTAGGTGATTACGATTCAACAGGAGAGGATTTCCAGTCTATTGAAGTATTGGGTAAAATATTATTGAACGAATATATGGTGCCGTTTGAATTTGCTTCAATCTTACTTTTAGTAGCAATGATTGGAACTGTATTATTGTCTAAAAAAGAAAAATTAAATAAGTAA
- a CDS encoding NuoI/complex I 23 kDa subunit family protein, with the protein MSIETISLSGRKKVVSNKEMTFIERLYLVAIVKGLAITLKHLFRKKITIHYPEQVREMSPVYRGQHMLKRDEQGRENCTACGLCALSCPAEAITMKAAERKADEKHLYREEKYAEIYEINMLRCIFCGLCEEACPKDAIYLTTSKVLVPANYDREDFIFGKDKLVMPLEMAIKNTQLNNAN; encoded by the coding sequence ATGTCAATAGAAACTATATCATTATCGGGTAGAAAAAAAGTGGTCTCTAATAAAGAGATGACTTTTATTGAGCGATTGTATCTTGTGGCGATTGTAAAAGGTTTGGCAATTACGCTTAAACACCTTTTTAGAAAAAAAATTACCATTCATTACCCAGAGCAGGTTCGTGAAATGAGCCCTGTTTATCGCGGACAACACATGTTGAAACGTGATGAACAAGGACGTGAGAACTGTACTGCCTGCGGATTATGTGCTTTATCATGCCCTGCAGAAGCTATCACAATGAAAGCTGCTGAACGTAAAGCAGATGAAAAACATTTATACAGAGAAGAAAAATATGCTGAAATCTATGAGATCAACATGCTTCGTTGTATTTTCTGCGGTTTATGTGAAGAAGCATGCCCGAAAGATGCGATCTATTTGACAACATCTAAAGTATTAGTTCCTGCTAATTATGACAGAGAAGATTTCATTTTTGGAAAAGATAAATTAGTGATGCCTTTAGAAATGGCAATTAAAAATACTCAACTTAATAACGCTAACTAA